One Leptolyngbya subtilissima AS-A7 genomic window carries:
- a CDS encoding TIGR04283 family arsenosugar biosynthesis glycosyltransferase, whose protein sequence is MAKVQMHLALGLLTSRQAGGPLTQSSSLAEHYPDSVASSTDETPSQPAISVVIPALNEARQLPAVLNTIHPFSPVEVIVVDGGSADGTAEVAEALGARVVRSVPGRSHQLNCGAAAATGPLLLFLHADTRLPKGFDRTIRQTLAQPGVAAGAFRLAIDGPGRGLRWVEWGVNLRSRLLQMPYGDQAIFLKAEVFHNMDGFPDLPMMEDFELMRRLRKVGKVAIAPSAVVTSDRRWRTLGILRTTLANQAMIAGYLLGVDPHQLARWYRRLGKPRH, encoded by the coding sequence GTGGCCAAGGTTCAGATGCACCTGGCGCTAGGGTTACTCACGTCTCGTCAAGCCGGCGGCCCCTTAACCCAATCGTCGAGCCTGGCGGAGCACTATCCCGACTCCGTGGCCTCAAGCACCGATGAAACCCCATCGCAGCCCGCAATCTCTGTCGTGATCCCAGCTTTGAATGAGGCGAGACAGTTGCCAGCGGTGCTAAACACGATCCATCCATTCAGCCCTGTGGAGGTGATTGTGGTGGATGGCGGCAGCGCAGATGGTACTGCCGAAGTGGCCGAGGCTCTGGGGGCCAGGGTAGTCAGGTCGGTTCCGGGGCGATCGCACCAGCTCAACTGTGGGGCTGCCGCCGCCACCGGCCCCCTGCTGCTGTTTCTCCATGCCGACACCCGCCTGCCCAAGGGGTTCGATCGCACCATTCGGCAAACCCTGGCTCAGCCTGGGGTGGCTGCCGGAGCCTTTCGCCTCGCCATCGACGGCCCTGGCCGAGGCCTGCGCTGGGTGGAATGGGGGGTGAATTTGCGATCGCGCCTTCTGCAAATGCCCTACGGCGACCAGGCGATCTTTCTCAAAGCCGAGGTCTTTCACAATATGGATGGCTTCCCCGACCTGCCGATGATGGAAGACTTTGAGCTGATGCGGCGGCTGCGCAAAGTGGGGAAGGTGGCGATCGCACCTAGTGCTGTGGTGACGAGCGATCGTCGCTGGCGCACCCTCGGCATTCTCCGTACCACCCTGGCGAATCAGGCAATGATTGCTGGCTACCTACTCGGCGTTGATCCCCACCAGCTCGCCCGCTGGTATCGCCGCTTGGGGAAACCCAGGCACTGA
- a CDS encoding glycerophosphodiester phosphodiesterase family protein: MEWITTRPIAHRGLHHGTAVPENSLAAFEAAIAAHHPIELDVQLLADGNLVVFHDRDLKRLTGKKVRIAEQTLVTLKRYRLYDTDQTIPALAEVLSCVEGRVPLLIEIKNKKKVGPLEQALVKTLDSYRGEFAVQSFNPRSLQWFKRHAPEIMRGQLASKPQQFLRSNLLLTWASSPQFISYNVKALPTLPTTLARRYFNLPLLAWTVRSQAECDRAIQYADNYIFDQF, encoded by the coding sequence ATGGAGTGGATTACGACCCGACCCATTGCCCACCGGGGCCTGCATCACGGGACAGCAGTGCCAGAGAATTCGCTGGCAGCCTTTGAGGCGGCGATCGCTGCTCACCACCCCATCGAACTTGACGTGCAGCTACTGGCCGATGGCAATCTAGTTGTGTTCCACGATCGCGATCTGAAGCGGCTAACGGGCAAAAAAGTCCGTATTGCTGAGCAAACGTTGGTCACGCTCAAGCGCTATCGCCTCTACGACACAGACCAAACCATTCCTGCGCTGGCTGAGGTTCTGTCTTGTGTTGAGGGGCGAGTGCCGCTGCTAATCGAAATTAAAAACAAAAAGAAAGTTGGCCCGCTGGAGCAAGCTCTAGTCAAAACTCTGGACAGCTACCGGGGGGAGTTTGCGGTGCAGTCGTTTAACCCGCGATCGCTCCAGTGGTTTAAGCGCCACGCTCCCGAAATTATGCGCGGCCAGCTAGCTAGCAAGCCGCAGCAGTTTTTGCGCAGCAACCTATTGCTTACCTGGGCCAGTTCCCCGCAGTTTATTTCCTATAACGTCAAGGCGCTACCGACGTTACCCACCACTCTAGCCCGCCGCTACTTTAACCTGCCCCTGCTGGCCTGGACGGTGCGCAGCCAGGCCGAATGCGATCGCGCCATTCAGTACGCCGACAACTACATTTTTGACCAGTTTTAG
- a CDS encoding TIGR02466 family protein, giving the protein MPVDTWFPLAVYYSDLPDAAQHKAALSEAILDLEANGSEPRNFPEMAWTGDLHGVEKVHTDPRFSWVVAQVGTHVLNYLTELGLDLSQIDLYIQRAWPVVSRPQQEVGAHCHNTAHVSAVYYVAVPESGTDAAGCLTFLDDARPNEVSPGLGSENTDIISTWNYLNQDQALYLPTEGRLIVFPAKQRHGVTPNHTDELRLSLSFDIVLTAAPGQAAGAYEFLMPPPVQWQRFGQIS; this is encoded by the coding sequence ATGCCCGTCGATACTTGGTTTCCCCTCGCCGTCTACTACAGCGACCTGCCCGATGCAGCCCAGCACAAAGCGGCTCTCTCCGAGGCCATTCTTGACCTAGAAGCCAACGGCAGCGAACCCCGCAACTTTCCCGAAATGGCCTGGACGGGCGACCTGCACGGCGTCGAAAAAGTGCACACCGATCCCCGCTTTAGCTGGGTGGTGGCCCAGGTCGGAACCCATGTGTTGAACTACCTCACCGAGCTAGGCCTCGACCTCAGCCAGATCGATCTCTACATTCAGCGGGCCTGGCCCGTGGTATCGCGTCCCCAGCAGGAGGTCGGTGCCCACTGCCACAACACTGCCCACGTCAGCGCTGTGTATTACGTCGCCGTGCCCGAGTCGGGCACTGATGCCGCTGGCTGTCTCACCTTTTTAGACGATGCCCGCCCCAACGAGGTCAGCCCCGGCTTGGGCAGCGAAAACACCGACATCATTTCTACCTGGAATTACCTCAACCAAGACCAGGCTCTCTACCTGCCCACCGAAGGGCGGCTGATTGTCTTCCCCGCCAAACAGCGCCACGGGGTAACGCCCAACCACACCGACGAGCTGCGCCTGTCGCTCTCGTTTGACATTGTGCTCACCGCCGCGCCGGGGCAAGCGGCAGGGGCCTACGAATTTCTCATGCCGCCCCCGGTTCAGTGGCAACGGTTTGGTCAGATTTCCTAA
- a CDS encoding GNAT family N-acetyltransferase, giving the protein MHIREDDLTGPQIIALLREHLENMHEITPPGSVHALDLEKLRAPNITFWTAWDGDDLLGCGALKELDLTSGEVKSMRTPAAHRRKGIASSILEHIIDVARHRSYTHLYLETGSFPAFAPARTLYERYGFEYRGPFGDYTNDPNSSFMEKSL; this is encoded by the coding sequence ATGCACATCCGCGAAGACGATCTGACCGGGCCGCAGATTATCGCCTTGCTGCGCGAGCATCTGGAAAACATGCACGAGATTACGCCCCCCGGCAGCGTTCACGCGCTGGATTTGGAGAAGCTGAGGGCACCAAACATCACCTTCTGGACGGCCTGGGACGGTGATGACCTTCTGGGCTGCGGCGCGCTGAAGGAACTCGACCTCACCAGCGGCGAAGTTAAGTCGATGCGAACCCCTGCTGCCCATCGCCGCAAGGGCATCGCCTCTAGCATTTTAGAACACATTATTGATGTCGCTCGGCATCGGAGCTACACCCATCTGTATCTAGAAACGGGCTCTTTCCCTGCTTTTGCCCCGGCCCGCACCCTGTACGAGCGCTACGGCTTTGAGTACCGAGGTCCTTTTGGTGACTACACCAACGACCCCAACAGCTCCTTTATGGAGAAAAGCCTTTAG
- a CDS encoding DUF5615 family PIN-like protein, translating into MAQLYADEGYPRQVSRLLKDLGHDVLTVQEAGQGNKRIPDETVLAFAISQNRAVLTVNRGDFIRLHNQDSEHAGIIVCTEDIDRQGLANRVHQAILEAGILAGQLIRVNRPNS; encoded by the coding sequence ATGGCTCAACTCTACGCCGATGAGGGTTATCCTCGCCAAGTCAGCCGGCTGCTCAAAGACTTAGGGCATGACGTGCTGACCGTTCAAGAGGCAGGACAAGGGAATAAACGCATCCCCGATGAAACAGTGTTAGCTTTCGCTATCAGTCAAAATCGAGCTGTGCTAACCGTTAACCGAGGTGACTTTATTCGGCTGCACAACCAAGATTCTGAGCACGCTGGCATTATCGTTTGTACAGAAGACATCGATCGCCAGGGGCTTGCTAACCGAGTACACCAAGCGATTCTTGAAGCAGGAATTTTGGCAGGACAATTGATTCGCGTAAATCGTCCCAATTCCTGA
- a CDS encoding DUF433 domain-containing protein → MKLELVQTPAALNQHLLQFDDVELTMMTLDQLQTELLALSPQEKAQVIQLLVSSLSGTWVGIEKTPGVMGGDACIRQTRIPVWLLVSLRQQGATEAFLLEDYPDLTAADLTNAWLYASTHQSEIEVALQRQAAA, encoded by the coding sequence TTGAAACTGGAGTTAGTTCAAACTCCAGCGGCTCTCAACCAGCATCTTCTACAATTTGATGATGTAGAGCTAACGATGATGACCCTCGACCAACTCCAAACCGAACTGCTAGCGCTTTCGCCCCAAGAAAAAGCGCAAGTCATTCAACTGCTGGTCTCTAGCCTCAGCGGTACCTGGGTTGGCATTGAGAAAACCCCTGGCGTTATGGGCGGCGATGCCTGCATTCGTCAAACCCGCATTCCTGTCTGGCTGCTAGTTAGCCTTCGCCAGCAGGGCGCAACCGAAGCCTTTCTTTTAGAAGATTATCCCGACCTCACTGCCGCAGACCTCACCAATGCCTGGCTCTACGCCAGCACCCACCAATCCGAAATTGAAGTTGCCCTTCAACGGCAAGCGGCAGCCTGA
- a CDS encoding nuclease-related domain-containing protein, giving the protein MRNPGQSLDEELQRLWDEDLNTWLSLFLLPIIFTAYEWWRAVSNTPPQPLGALIVTIPISSCACFRLYRLRLQLRRLRMARDGEKAVGQYLSDLREKGYRVFHDIVGKGFNVDHVVICDRGIFTIETKTYSKPSSGKSTIHFDGETIQVNGQLMERNAVEQAKAQAYWVAEVLKESTGRSFAVKPVVVFPGWFVESSKTKGPSDLWVLNPKALPSFIDNEPQRVAPEDVKLAAYHLSRYIRTS; this is encoded by the coding sequence TTGCGGAACCCAGGGCAATCCCTTGATGAAGAGCTACAGCGTTTGTGGGATGAAGACCTCAACACGTGGCTGAGCCTGTTTTTGCTGCCCATCATCTTTACCGCATACGAGTGGTGGCGTGCAGTGAGCAACACCCCGCCGCAGCCTTTAGGAGCCCTCATAGTCACCATCCCAATTTCGAGCTGTGCCTGCTTTCGGCTCTACCGATTGAGACTACAGCTCAGGCGCCTGAGGATGGCGCGAGATGGAGAGAAGGCGGTTGGACAATACCTGTCAGATTTGAGAGAAAAAGGTTACCGAGTCTTTCATGACATTGTGGGAAAGGGATTCAACGTCGATCACGTGGTGATTTGCGATCGCGGCATTTTCACCATCGAGACCAAAACCTACAGCAAACCATCGTCTGGAAAATCCACTATTCACTTCGATGGCGAAACCATTCAAGTTAACGGCCAGCTGATGGAGCGCAATGCGGTTGAGCAAGCTAAGGCACAGGCCTACTGGGTCGCAGAAGTACTGAAGGAAAGTACCGGCAGATCTTTTGCTGTTAAGCCAGTGGTGGTTTTTCCAGGATGGTTTGTGGAGTCGTCTAAGACAAAAGGGCCCTCTGACCTCTGGGTGCTGAACCCCAAAGCGCTGCCCAGTTTTATCGATAACGAACCGCAACGGGTTGCCCCAGAAGATGTCAAGCTCGCGGCTTACCATCTATCTCGCTACATTCGTACCTCTTGA
- a CDS encoding glycosyltransferase family 2 protein → MTKTWSSEIQKVIFTHVLLIGLPTVFYGYLLLSGWGLMGPRAVVLTLFLFNAVIIIVESSNALFRRFATHRHRLSPPSEQTRNQVKAWMGVRGAEYPSPLDPVPRCSFLVAAYLPNEQNIIVETLHHLLTHIERPADGLEIILAYNTPVDLPIEAELHQLARQHDELIILRVEGSRSKAENMNAALDIATGEVTCVLDADHHPSADCFRRAWHWIAQGYDVIQGRNVIRNHDENFLAQNVAIEFEQMYGISHAAKSFLTDTSIFGGSNGYWRTLVLKQIRFDPNRLTEDIDASLRTLLNGYKILHDRSIVTSELAPASLKTLWFQRKRWAHGWLEVSLLYQRRLWRSPHFNNWQKFYWTYLLYYCESFALISLQLLPVLLAFLLVPGAVSGQMQVYFWVAGGLSLFSGVYQILATAKVASRRYPLTYYIKHVLFLPFYVTLKNSIAIVAIYDYLNGENTWVVTPRDTRSQKRYRLKQG, encoded by the coding sequence GTGACCAAAACGTGGTCTAGCGAAATTCAAAAGGTCATCTTTACCCACGTGCTGCTGATTGGCCTGCCCACCGTTTTTTATGGATATTTGCTGCTTAGCGGCTGGGGTTTGATGGGGCCACGGGCTGTGGTATTGACGCTTTTTTTGTTCAATGCGGTGATTATCATCGTCGAGTCGAGCAATGCGTTATTTCGCCGGTTTGCAACCCATCGCCATCGGCTTAGCCCTCCGTCAGAGCAGACCCGAAACCAGGTCAAAGCCTGGATGGGAGTGCGAGGGGCTGAGTACCCCTCTCCCCTCGATCCGGTGCCCCGCTGCTCATTTTTAGTGGCCGCCTACTTGCCCAACGAGCAGAACATTATCGTTGAGACTCTGCACCATTTGCTCACTCACATCGAGCGACCGGCGGACGGGTTAGAAATTATTTTGGCCTACAACACGCCTGTGGATTTGCCCATTGAGGCTGAGCTACATCAGCTGGCCAGGCAGCATGATGAGCTGATCATTTTGCGGGTCGAAGGCAGCCGATCTAAGGCCGAAAATATGAATGCCGCCCTCGACATTGCGACGGGAGAAGTCACCTGTGTTCTCGATGCCGATCACCATCCCAGTGCCGACTGTTTTAGGCGGGCGTGGCACTGGATTGCTCAGGGGTACGATGTTATTCAAGGCCGCAACGTCATTCGCAACCATGACGAAAACTTTCTGGCTCAAAACGTGGCGATCGAGTTTGAGCAGATGTACGGCATTAGTCACGCGGCGAAGTCGTTTCTGACTGACACCAGCATCTTTGGTGGCTCGAACGGCTACTGGCGAACCTTGGTGCTCAAACAAATTCGCTTCGACCCCAACCGATTGACTGAAGATATTGACGCCTCTTTGAGAACGCTGCTTAACGGCTACAAAATTTTGCACGATCGCAGTATCGTAACCAGTGAGCTAGCGCCCGCCTCGCTCAAAACACTTTGGTTTCAGCGCAAACGCTGGGCCCACGGCTGGCTAGAAGTGTCGCTGCTCTATCAGCGCCGGTTGTGGCGATCGCCTCACTTCAACAACTGGCAAAAATTCTACTGGACGTATCTGCTCTACTACTGCGAATCTTTCGCCCTAATTTCGCTACAGCTCTTGCCGGTGCTGCTGGCCTTTTTGCTGGTGCCCGGTGCGGTGTCGGGCCAGATGCAAGTTTATTTTTGGGTTGCCGGTGGCCTGTCGCTTTTCAGCGGGGTTTACCAAATTCTAGCAACGGCAAAGGTTGCGTCTAGGCGTTATCCGCTGACTTACTACATTAAGCATGTGCTGTTTTTGCCTTTCTACGTCACCCTCAAAAACTCGATCGCGATCGTCGCTATCTACGACTACCTCAATGGAGAAAATACCTGGGTTGTGACCCCTCGCGATACGCGATCGCAGAAGCGGTATCGCCTTAAGCAGGGGTAA
- a CDS encoding acyltransferase family protein, translated as MSQFNSKHYQPSKQRLNWLEGIRLLAAVGILLYHAQLLFTKYAYTPQPTGLRSNWATIAEANAHLGQNALASAIALPVWFGFQAVDIFILIAGFVLVLSLRSKAHAVGAGEFIQSRLLRILWPFWTVAWLAYPILWLIGIATNSYRPSPWDTFAGATFPLLFGFDGERLLATSGPWWFIPLIISFTLISPILWQLLNRWGTRNLLLVSLVVTLLYRYAAVYHFGGHLTYSMLDTPNNWLPFVSFVAKLSTFVVGMAMAEAYCQHRGPLFWQPQRLLWIGLLVYAAGFVAQFYRMGWVVCDLLLPIGFVMIAAVVLRSLSNVPALSAAMGRLGVHSYSYFLIHGFVIDRTINLWVQDSVWRYWVALPLMVVGTLALAMIADAACPFIQRSAVQLWRDIDYVLMQDPTAEGASWCPVVGDRVSYKGSRDWIVQKIETLLDEGESYLCQISEGRRTIWVNANHLSLVEATSRVHSPYAPIKTVV; from the coding sequence ATGTCTCAATTCAATTCTAAGCATTATCAGCCTTCAAAACAACGGCTTAATTGGCTAGAAGGTATTCGGCTATTAGCAGCCGTTGGCATTTTGCTCTATCATGCCCAGCTGCTGTTTACGAAGTATGCTTACACTCCCCAGCCCACTGGGCTGCGAAGCAACTGGGCCACCATTGCCGAGGCCAACGCTCATCTTGGCCAAAATGCGCTGGCTTCTGCGATCGCGCTACCGGTTTGGTTTGGCTTTCAGGCGGTCGACATCTTTATTTTAATTGCTGGCTTTGTGCTGGTTTTGTCACTGCGCAGCAAAGCCCATGCTGTTGGCGCAGGCGAATTTATTCAAAGTCGCCTGCTGCGAATTCTCTGGCCGTTTTGGACCGTAGCCTGGCTGGCCTATCCCATTCTTTGGCTGATTGGGATTGCCACTAACAGCTACCGACCGTCGCCGTGGGATACCTTTGCTGGGGCTACATTTCCGCTGCTGTTTGGCTTTGACGGCGAGCGTTTGTTGGCGACCAGCGGCCCCTGGTGGTTTATTCCCCTAATTATTAGCTTCACGCTAATTTCTCCCATCCTCTGGCAACTTTTAAACCGCTGGGGAACCCGCAATTTGCTGCTAGTGAGTTTAGTAGTCACGTTGCTCTATCGCTATGCAGCGGTCTACCACTTTGGCGGGCATCTGACCTACTCCATGCTTGACACGCCCAACAACTGGCTGCCCTTTGTCTCATTTGTGGCCAAGCTGAGCACTTTTGTCGTCGGCATGGCCATGGCAGAGGCTTACTGCCAGCACCGTGGCCCCTTATTTTGGCAGCCTCAGCGGCTGCTTTGGATTGGGCTACTGGTCTACGCTGCGGGCTTTGTAGCGCAGTTCTATCGAATGGGCTGGGTGGTCTGCGATCTGCTGTTACCCATCGGTTTTGTCATGATTGCGGCGGTGGTACTGCGATCGCTCAGCAATGTGCCGGCGCTGTCAGCGGCTATGGGGCGGCTGGGTGTCCACAGCTATAGCTACTTCTTAATCCATGGCTTTGTGATCGATCGCACGATCAACCTGTGGGTGCAAGATAGCGTTTGGCGCTACTGGGTTGCTCTACCGCTAATGGTCGTTGGCACCCTAGCGTTGGCCATGATTGCCGATGCGGCGTGCCCCTTCATTCAGCGCAGCGCTGTGCAGCTATGGCGCGACATTGACTATGTGCTGATGCAAGACCCAACGGCTGAAGGTGCTAGCTGGTGTCCGGTGGTGGGCGATCGCGTCAGCTACAAGGGCAGCCGAGACTGGATTGTGCAGAAGATTGAAACTCTGCTCGACGAAGGCGAATCCTATCTTTGCCAAATTTCAGAGGGTCGCCGCACAATCTGGGTCAACGCCAACCATTTAAGCCTGGTTGAAGCTACGTCGAGGGTGCACAGCCCCTACGCGCCAATTAAAACTGTTGTTTAA
- a CDS encoding GH1 family beta-glucosidase translates to MVYTFPPGFQWGVATASYQIEGAAEARGLSVWDVFSQTPGRVLYGDTGAIACDHFHRFRDDIALMADLGVRHYRFSISWPRVIPQGHGAVNDAGLAFYSELVDTLLEFGITPHATLFHWDSPQALEDEYGSWRSRQMAQDFADYVTVVVKKLGDRVTHWMTLNEIFCFTHIGYGVGHVPEMAPGTVVKTSKEVWQTSHHALLAHGLGCQAIRAASPQPCQVALVDNYLATVPLTDTPADIAAAQAAFPRTGTNGGILYPALTGEYNPQLLADLGKNAPDILPGDLATIHQPLDSLGFNVYTGVYVRAADNARGFENLPFPQSYPRMHMPWLHILPDSLYWGVRHISDTLQRPELRVFISENGCAAQDELTSAGEVLDLDRIQYLQQYLRSAHRAVQEGYPLMGYFLWTFMDNFEWAYGRDRRFGITYVDFATQQRIPKASYHWYARCIEENRVV, encoded by the coding sequence ATGGTATACACATTTCCGCCGGGGTTTCAGTGGGGGGTAGCGACTGCGTCATACCAAATTGAGGGCGCTGCCGAGGCCAGAGGCCTCAGCGTGTGGGATGTCTTTAGCCAAACCCCAGGGCGGGTGCTCTATGGTGATACCGGGGCGATCGCCTGCGACCATTTCCACCGCTTCCGCGACGACATCGCCCTGATGGCTGACCTGGGTGTGCGCCACTACCGCTTCAGCATCTCCTGGCCCCGCGTCATCCCCCAGGGACACGGCGCGGTGAATGATGCCGGTTTAGCTTTCTACAGCGAGCTGGTCGACACCCTGCTGGAGTTTGGCATCACTCCCCACGCCACCCTGTTTCACTGGGATAGTCCCCAAGCCCTCGAAGACGAGTACGGCTCGTGGCGCAGTCGCCAGATGGCGCAAGACTTTGCCGACTACGTCACGGTGGTGGTGAAAAAGCTGGGCGATCGCGTCACCCACTGGATGACCCTCAACGAAATCTTTTGCTTTACCCACATCGGTTACGGCGTCGGCCACGTTCCCGAAATGGCCCCCGGTACCGTGGTCAAAACCAGCAAAGAAGTTTGGCAAACCTCCCACCACGCCCTGCTGGCCCACGGCCTCGGCTGCCAGGCCATTCGTGCCGCCTCGCCCCAGCCCTGCCAAGTAGCGCTCGTGGATAACTACCTCGCCACCGTCCCTCTCACCGACACTCCGGCGGATATCGCGGCGGCCCAGGCGGCCTTTCCCCGAACGGGCACCAACGGCGGCATTCTCTACCCGGCCCTAACCGGGGAATACAATCCCCAACTGCTGGCAGACTTGGGCAAGAATGCTCCCGACATTCTGCCCGGCGACTTAGCCACCATTCACCAACCGCTGGATTCTCTCGGGTTTAATGTCTACACGGGAGTCTATGTGAGAGCGGCTGACAATGCCAGGGGCTTTGAAAACCTGCCCTTTCCCCAGAGCTACCCGCGCATGCACATGCCCTGGCTGCATATCTTGCCCGACAGCCTCTACTGGGGCGTGCGCCACATCAGCGATACCCTTCAGCGCCCCGAGCTACGCGTTTTCATCAGCGAGAATGGCTGCGCCGCCCAGGATGAACTCACGTCCGCCGGAGAAGTGCTGGATCTCGATCGCATTCAGTATCTGCAACAGTACCTGCGATCGGCCCACCGCGCCGTGCAAGAGGGCTATCCACTGATGGGCTATTTCCTCTGGACCTTTATGGATAACTTTGAGTGGGCCTATGGACGCGATCGCCGCTTTGGCATCACTTATGTGGATTTTGCCACCCAGCAGCGCATTCCCAAAGCCAGCTACCACTGGTACGCCCGCTGCATTGAAGAAAATCGCGTGGTGTAG
- a CDS encoding type I restriction endonuclease subunit R: MSVAITEAITTLAEAEQRFQLTRTEDETFFWEWSTDLASLSDTEKAGLADLRRRYLYQRWSKTRPWGRTQGHLLESTVLLLFASPLLTLAGFYDPPFRVKAEESVQLTLQDPEEILQGRLDVLVLKDQLWVVVLESKKTAISVWSALPQTLAYLMATPNHEQPRFALMTNGDNSVFVKLETNQGGRYNLSRVFAALTSYQELEGVLQILKYLGQAIQ; encoded by the coding sequence ATGTCGGTTGCCATCACAGAGGCGATTACAACCTTGGCAGAGGCCGAGCAGCGGTTTCAGCTGACCCGCACAGAAGATGAAACATTCTTTTGGGAGTGGAGCACTGATCTGGCCAGCCTTAGTGACACCGAGAAAGCTGGACTGGCTGATCTGCGACGGCGCTATCTGTATCAGCGATGGTCCAAGACCCGCCCTTGGGGGCGAACGCAAGGCCACCTGCTCGAAAGCACGGTTTTATTGCTCTTTGCCTCTCCCTTGCTCACTTTGGCTGGGTTCTACGACCCACCCTTTAGAGTAAAAGCAGAAGAATCGGTTCAGCTTACCCTGCAAGACCCAGAGGAAATTCTGCAAGGGCGACTCGATGTATTGGTCTTAAAAGACCAGCTTTGGGTGGTGGTGCTCGAATCAAAAAAGACGGCCATTTCAGTCTGGTCTGCTTTACCCCAGACCCTGGCCTACTTGATGGCGACCCCTAACCATGAGCAACCTAGGTTCGCCCTCATGACCAACGGGGATAACTCAGTTTTTGTGAAGCTAGAGACAAACCAGGGTGGACGATATAACCTATCGAGGGTTTTTGCCGCCTTGACCTCTTATCAAGAACTTGAGGGAGTTCTACAAATTTTGAAATACCTCGGTCAGGCAATTCAATGA